One Maridesulfovibrio frigidus DSM 17176 DNA window includes the following coding sequences:
- a CDS encoding type II toxin-antitoxin system RelE/ParE family toxin codes for MKWSIRFYSEKVKKQTLELPSGIKAKLLHILETIQELGPFVMGEPHIKPFGKGLYEIRAKGKEGIARSFYCLIEDNQLVILHSIIKKSQKTPLKDLETIRKRMKEVKK; via the coding sequence ATGAAATGGTCAATTCGATTCTATAGCGAAAAAGTAAAGAAGCAGACTCTTGAATTACCCTCGGGGATCAAGGCCAAATTGTTGCACATACTAGAAACAATTCAAGAGCTAGGTCCATTTGTTATGGGTGAACCCCATATCAAACCATTTGGGAAAGGTTTGTACGAAATCAGAGCCAAAGGAAAGGAAGGGATTGCACGTTCTTTCTACTGCCTGATTGAAGACAACCAATTAGTAATACTTCATTCGATTATAAAGAAATCTCAAAAAACACCTTTAAAGGACTTGGAAACTATCCGTAAGCGGATGAAGGAGGTCAAAAAATGA